CTAAGCACCTTGGGATTGGCCTGTATTTGAGCCACATGATGTCCCTGTTGTAGCAGGGCAACTTGATGGGATCTCTGGACAAACTTACTAGCTCCTGCCAACCAAGTCCTGTTGGATGTTTTCTTTCCTGGGCCCACGGCTGGTCAGCCATATCATTACTTTCTGTTTGTGGGGTGAGTATAGTTGCAGGGTGGGGTCCTCCAGTATGTATGGTGAAGGGCTTTCCTGGGAACTCCTGGAAACTGCTCAGCTCTGTTGCCTCAGCATCAGCATCATACTGCTGGCTACCCATCTGTTCTTGGGAGGAGTGTGCAGTCTCTCTGCTCTGGCTGACCTCCTCTAGGTCAGCCTCACTGAAGGGCAGCTTGTCAGGTGGGTGCTGACGGATGGGTGATGGAGACAGAGCTGGAAGACTGCCACCAGGCTTATTGTCAGGGGGAGATGATGAGAGCCACAAGTGCCCAGTTGCCAAAGACACTGGTAGGAGTGCCTTTTGATCATCAGATGACATTGTGTGGCCCATAGGTGGGCCCTCTGTTGCTTCTAGACTGTGAGCAGTCTCATCCTGGGCCAGCTGCTCCGAGGGAAGAGGGCCCTCATCGTCTGTGTTCTCTAGGAGGGACACAGTGAGGGGAGCCATCAGTCCAGAAGCACATTCAGAGCACGTGCCTGATTCCCCTCTATGGTCTTCTTGGTAAGGGTAACCGTTTTTTAGTGTTTTGGTCACCAGAGTTGGGCTGTCTTGTCCATCTTCTCTAAGAGGTGTGCTGACCGTATTTCTTTGGTCTCCAGCTCCTTGAACTGCACCATGGGATAGTGACAAAGGGAAGCCATCTTCCTCCGGGGATAGTGAACTAACCTCAGCCTGCTCAGGAACCTCACTTCTGAAAGTATTCTGTCTGAGATCAGAGGCTGGGCCACCGTCTCTTTTTTGGCCATGTACAAAGTCTATCTGTGAGCAGTAAGGCTTCTCTGCCAAGTTGTCTCTGGGAGAAAGACCCAAGGAGGTAGattcctcctctctgctccagTCCAAGGGCACCTTACTTGGGCTGAGGCCATGACTGAGTGCTGCTCTTCTATGGTTTGTGGGGTCCCTGGAGTACATCCAGTTTCCAGTTAGGCCCTTTTCATCACCATCTGTCCTGGGGTTAAAAAGCAGACTCTGCTGCCTTTCGGCCACCTGCTCCTCAGGGCCTTGCTCCCTCTGATGAAGGAAGAATGAGCCTTCGCTATCCTCTAGGGTGCTTCTCTGCTCTGTGGTCCTCTGACTGGAGACATGTGAAAAAGAATCTTCACTGAAATCGCTGTCATCGAGGTCCTCGGCTTGGGCTCCATCCTGGCTCTCAGAATGAgagcagaagggaggaggggtCTCAATCTGGAGCTGCCCCTCTAGGGGCCTGTACTGGCATAAAAACCGTTCCAGTGGTTGGTACTTTAACttttgctggaggagaggtggctGCTGGAACTGCTGGTGATAAAAGCGCAAgtgttcctccctctccttttgatGTGAAGGGATGTTTGTCCAAGTTTCAGAGGCAGACCTGGCAGATGTGCTCCCCTGGCTGCCCTGATTGTGTTCTGCTGAGTGCTGGGGCCTGCCAGAAGAGAGCTCGGCCGGTGACACTAGCTGCTTCTGCACAGGCCGCACAGTCTGTCCTGGCTTGCACTTGGAGGGCAGCTTACCATGTGCTGGGGCTTCTCTTGGGCCAGGGGCCCTGCTTTCCCACCTGTGGGCAGTTTTGTTGCCCATTTGATTTTTCTCAGAGCATAATGACACAGACTCTTCTGCCCTTTTTCTGGCTAAATGTCCAGACCGTGTAGCTCCTCTGGGAGGGCTAGTTTGAATGCCCCACTCTTGGGGAAGACTCCTTCTGGATCCACCCCTTTTACCGGGAACTTTAGGTACAGGAGCAAAAGGGATGTTGGGTGGGTGGCTGGCCAGAGGATGGGCTTTCCCTCTCATAGAACCAGGAGATGCTGTGAATGTCTGCTGAAGTCCCAGCTTGACCTTTTTGGGAGAACACTTGTCCCCTGGCAGGGCCATAGGGGAGCTCTGAATTCGTTTTGGAGAAGAATTTCCAGAGGTCCGATTTTGACTGGTAGCTGAAGCACAACATTTAATGcctttctttagttctttgaccCTGTAAATTACCATTTTATGTTAAATGTATAGTCTTGCATGCtccttaattcctttttatacttttcaaaaaccaaagaaaagtaTTACTAAAAAAGATGGTGTAGCCTGTGGCTATAACATACCCAACATTCTATGATCAGAAGTTCTGGAAATCACCTCAGTCCCATGGGATGGGCCAGGGAAGCTAGTCTCAGAACTGTACTACATCTAGGTAGGGCCCACACGGGCCTTCTTGAAGATGGGCCAACTCAGGAGCCTGATGTCACCTACTACTCCACAGGCAGAGCCCACTTTTCCCACAATCTACCTCCCTTCAGGCTTCTCTAAGAAAATGAGTTCTTCAAACTTGTTGGGTGCTCAGGAAGCAAAACCCTCTGGAAATAAACAGGCTTATGCTAATTAAAGGAAAAGTGACTTGTCTATTCCTAGTGTTTCTCAACCTTTGCACTAGTGGTATTTGgagccagataattcttttttgtagggagctgtcctgtgcactgtgggatgtttagcagcatctttAGCTTCCACCCACTAAATGCCAGTAGCACTTCTCTCTAgtcatgacaatcaaaaatgtctccagacatatACTCTATTTATTCCAAATGGGAATTTTAGAGAGGATGGAAAATCCAGAATTAGGTCTCTGCTAGGATTCCATTGTCAGGATAGTCTCTTAGCtctgtgatatttaaaaatgctCTAAGAATTTAGAATTACAAGGTGACATCAAGTAAAAATGTGACTCTTCAGTGGTTTGTAAATTCTTCATTAAAATCCTCTAGGAGGGAGCAGTACTTCTGCCTGGGGGCTCCCATTAAatgtctcttccctttttttttttttttttttactttacttatttgtgtgtgtgtgtgtgtgtgtgtgtgtgtgagagagagagagagagagagagagagacagagaacatgaggagagagaggggcagaggaagagtgagaagcaggcacctcgctgagcagggaactcgaTGAGAGGCTCGatcaggactctggaatcatgacctgaaccaaaggcagatgcttaactgactcagccacccaggtgtccctccgtTGTTTTGGTTTTAATCCAATCCTTACTTGTAGCCAAATGACTCCTCTGGCCATTTCTGAAAACCAAGATAATAAGCCTGatactgagacttttttttttttttttaatattttatttcttcatgagagacacacacacacacacacacagagagagagagagagagagagagagagagcggcagagacacaggcagagggagaagcaggctccatgcagggagcctgacatgggactcgatcccgggtctccaggatcacgccctgggccaaaggcaagtgctaaaccgctgagccaccctgggatcccctgaTACTGAGACTTGATTTAAATCTTCCCTTTAAGTCTGAGAGCCAAGGCAGGCAGGTAACATAGCTAAGCAAAGAGATGTAGGATGTGACTAAAGACAcatgtggggacgcctgggtggctcagcggttgagcatctgcctttggctcagggcatgatcccggtcccaggatcaagtcccacattgggctccccgtgaggagcctgcttctcctctgtcttattctctcatgaataaatacagacatacagagagaggcagagacacagagagagggagaagcaggctccatgcagggagcccgacgtgggactcgatcctgggtctccaggatcaggccctggaccgactaaaatcttaaaaaaaaaagaaagaaagaaagacacatatATCCCACAGGCCTTTGTTTAGGTGTTGCAGTAGGGCATACATACAAGGAAATAAGCTGAGAGGTACCACAGTAAGTCTAGATGGTTCCAAGTTACTTCTTGttataaaaatcttaattattttagtttcattaaGAGAGAAATACCAAAACTTCTCCCTAGGAGTCACAGTAAATAATTCTAGAAAGCTGAGTGCCAGAAGGAATCCTACAGGTAATTTGGTCATTGATGCTAAATGCTTTCAATATACTCTCCCTGTCCCCAAAATCACTCCTATCACTGAGCTCTTCTGATAGATGTATACCTATTAGGGGTCTAGCTGGAACTTTATCTCTGGAGTCCTTAGCAACATTCTTCTAGTatatagaaagaagaaattttatatcagaaatttttaaataagcaataaAATCATTGGTATGTATATAGATTATTACCTAAATTTCATTAGGTCTCATTTAAGCACATAAAACAAACggctttcattcattttttttttgtttttgtttttttttttcattcatttttaataatttattagaCCGCTTCAAATTGGAAAAGATTTCTATTatactttttctgttctttttaaagttaaactTATGTCACATAATTTCTCAATTATACTTAATACTTCTCCTATGAGAAAGGGTTATTTTCATCTTCCTTTACTGAGGCACTAAGAGAGATGTCTTGTTCTCTGCTCTTAATGATGAAGTTCTTACTCTAAGCAACTGGTAACAATGTCTGTGATTTTGGTGAGTGGGTGGGCTTATGAGAAAAGATTGGTTTACTATTAACTGTTGAAGCTGGCTGATGGATACATGGGGGTAAAAAATTTCAAGCCATATTGGTTTTTTGGAAACAAGTTTGGATCATTTCATATCTTCTATCTAATTTCAGTTCATGAAGTAGccttttttctagatttatttgagacagacagtgagagagagcgtgtgagaagggggaggagcagaaggagagggaaagagaatctcaagcagattccaagctgagtgcagagctgaacTCCGGGCTctgtctcataaccctgagaccatgacccgagccaaagccaagagtcagatgcttaaccaactaagccacccaggtgccctgtgaagTAGCCTTTCTTCTAGCAGTACTAGTGTGCAGTACtaaaatattactaatttttaaaaagattttatttatttattcatgggagccccagagagagaggcagagacacaggaaaatggagaagcaggctccatgcagggagcctgatgtgggactcaatcccgggaccaggggatcacgccctgagccaaaggcaagtgctcaaccgctgagccactcaggcgtccaaCACGTATCGAATGGTAACTATGTACCTGGCATGGTGCTAAGTCCTTCATGACATATTATCCTCACTGATTCCATGTAACTGTTGTATGAGGTAGATGCTAATAATATTATCCTGTCAGATAAAACTGGAGCTTAAAACTTTTGCCCCAGCCCACTCAGCTATTTCATGGCAGAAGCAGACTACTGGCCCAGATAGTCTTGACTCCAGAGCCCACTCTTAACTACTTTGTAAAGTCTCTCACCCAGGAAGAGCTCCTCctttcattcacaaatatttattgtgcatctAGGTACTAAGTACTATCTGGGTAGTAGATACAGTAGAGAAAGAGATAAGGTTTCCTGTTTTCATGGAGCTTAAATGATAGCTCATTTTCCTTTCCAGTGAATTTCATAAAATGCCATAGatactaaagatttttttttatactaaagATTTTTAACAGTAGTTAAAAAGCAGGTTTCCTTCAAATAGTTTGTTAATCTTGGAGACACCTTCCGGGAAACCACAGAGAAGGATGTAAGTTAGATAGGACCAGGCAGCAAAGCAGCCAGAGTAAAGGATGGAAATGATAGCAACTTCATCCATGGTAGGAAACCTATGTGACCACAATAAGAgatagggagaggggcagggacccTGGCAGATACCAGAGTCACCCCAGAAAGAGCCTGACCATATAGTCACCATATAGTTAGAGTGCTAGTGTTAACCCTAATTCCCAGGGAGCCCATTTAAAGTTCCTGCCCTTCTCTGGGTTCAGTTTATCCTTCTGTAACATGTCATGTCTTGGGTGATTTCTTCTGGACCTACATAACTCTAAGTGCCTCTGCCTTGACAAGTAACATGTACTTTATCCCTTATGATTAGGGCTGAGGCTAGCAGGTAGAAAACCTTGAGCCTTCTGCtccaaagaaatatttcatttcctaccagccatttatttatttattttaaaagattttatttatttattcatgagggacagagaggcagaacacagccagagggagaagcaggatccccggagggagcttgatgcaggacttgatcccaggaccctgggatcccaacctgagccaaaggcagatgctcaaccactgagccacccaggtgcccctcccactAGCCATTTATAAGTCACTGATGGAGTTATCTCCTGAAGTAGGGAACATATCCCCTTTCTCTTGTCACTTTCACACTTGTAGAATGGCAAGGTCTACCAGGGCACATTCCTCAAATGACGACCAACTGCACATTCTCCTGGTACTAGGATCACTGCCTTAGGAACAGAGTTCTGGAGCTCAAGATCAGATCCCCAGGTGTGTATGAAacacaacaaacacacacacacgacctGCTACCTAAGAGTGACTCACCGGTCAGCGTAACGCAAGGTATTCAGAGTATGTTCGGTGGCCACATGGCTTGGTGAGATGTTGGCAATCATGCATGTTTTGGCATCACCAATGAAAGAATCCCTCAGGACCTGTCCAAAATAGAAGGCCAGGTTAATTAAATCAGTTAACAAAGGGCATATTGACTACTTATTGTGTGTAGGACACTGGGTCATAGCTCCCCTCCCCCTTATAAAAAGGCaatttacaaagaagaaatacaaatgatcaaaaacacacaaaaaaggtaCTCACGTCACCaccaataaaagaaatacaaacaaaccAGTAAGAATACTAATATTTTTCACCCATAGATTAAGACTCACGATACCCTGCCCTGGTGAGGGTTTAGGGAAATTGGCATTTTTTCTACATTGCTATACTATTCATGTAGCATGTACCATGAAACGGTATAAGTTTTTGAGAAGGTGGCTTGGCAATATGTAGAAAAACGAGCACACTCCCAGACCATTATCCTAAAAAGAATTGCTCAGTtgacgggaaaaaaaaaaagtatacataggATATGCATTAcaacattataataaaattagaaaatctaggagtcaaaaaaaaaaaaaaaagaaattagaaatgacaaatacccaccatttgcttcaacgtggatggaactggagggtattatgctgagtgaagtaagtcagtcggagaaggacaaacattatatgttctcattcatttggggaatataaataatagtgaaagggaaaataagggaagggagaagaaatgtgtgggaaatatcagaaagggagacagaacgtaaagactgctaactctgggaaacgaactaggggtggtagaaggggaggagggcggggggtgggagtgaatgggtgacgggcactgggtgttattctgtatgttagtaaattgaacaccaataaaaaaaaaaaaaaacaaaaaaaaaaacaaaaaaaaaaagaaaatctaggagTCTATAAACAGGGAACAGACTAAATTATTAACTGATTACAatacaaccattaaaataattatgtatatctGTACTTAGGTACATGGAAAAACCTAAAACTTATCTTTCAGTGAAAAGGCATATGATTCCATAACTTTCTAAGTAGATCTATGTGTAGATATGTGGCAGCATTCCAGAGAAATGTCTGGAAGGATAGTCACCAAAATGTAGCAGTGATTATTACTGAGAGGTGGGATTTTCAGGTACCTTTTGCCATCTTCTTTGTACTTGTATATACTGCTTgagttattattatcattattatttgttaaagattttattttttaaacaatctctatacctaacatgggacttgaatcCACAACTCagagatcgagagtcacatgccccatcaactgagccaaccaagtgcccccaaattattattttttttagttttcagtttttttcctgaattattattttaaaaatgaaattggaacaCATTTTCTGGGGAtggtaaatttgttttatttgttttatttttttttttaagattttatttatttattcgagagaggggcagagacacaggcagagagacaagcaggctccatgcagagagcccgacgtggaactcgatcccggaactccaggatcacaccctgatccaaaggcagatgctcaaccaatgagccacccaggcatcccggtaaacttgttttaaaaaataacagagccAATGTCAGAATCAGGACTAACCATCTATAAAGAAGGGTTTCCTAAGTCTTTGGTTGAAATCATGTTTGAGAAGAAAGAATCTAACCCACAGATCACCAGTTCTGACAAATGAGGAGTTATATTATAGGTTCCGCCCCAGGCCCTATGGGGCCATTAAGGTTAGCTGCACAGAGAACCTTACCCAAAATACAAAGATCCTCACCTAGACTGCCCTCTACTCTAGTCTGTCCTTTACTGAGTGTAGGAGTTGGTGTAGAAAGGAATCAGGGACACTCATAACTGCCTTCACAGCAGTCTGTATGTAAGTAGTCTCCATGGGCCACTGTTTTGTAGCCATTACAATGCTTACTTACTGGCATTTTCCATTAACTAAGAAGCATAGTTTCATGacagaaaaatggaggaaaaaaattacctAGTTTTACCACTCAGAATAATTGGTTAACATAGGCataattagtgtgtgtgtgtttcatatttttaaactatagatCTTGGTCATCTTTCCTATTAGTACAAGTCAAAAATCTATCtcatctgggatgcctggctagctcagtagAATacatgattcttgatctcagggttttaagtctgaaccccatgttgagtgtagagattacttaaaaataacatttaaaaaaaaaacaagtaaaaaataaatttaaaaaaatttaaaaatctatctcaTTCTTCTTAACTCCAGCCATTATTTTTTGTCTTGAAACACTAGTCTTACAGCTAAGAAAATATTACAGCTCAGAGACTCTACTAAATCaaaaatgtatctttatattaaaaataagcagaaagcTGTTGGGTGATGACCAGAAGCGCACTGCTGTCCTGTGAAAGCCCAGCTGCCTCATACTGCAGGCATCTCTGCCTAAGGATGCCCATCTGCCTACAATGAGCTCCTGGAAAGAATAtgactcttgggatccctgggtggtgcagcggtttggcgcctgcctttggcccagggtgtgatcctggagacctgggatcgaatcccacatcgggctcccggtgcatggagcctgcttctccctctgcctgtgtctctgcctctctctctgtaactatcataaataaataaaaattaaaaaaaaaataaaagttaaaaaaaaaaaaaaagaatatgactcTTTACTTCTCCCCACACCCCCAAGCTTAACATCATGCCTGCTAGCAGTGGATgctttgctgaatgaatgaatgaatgcaagaacaaatgaataaacagaacaaACTCAAAGCTCACTTTTAACTTTACCTGAGTTAATTTGCTTTGCCTGAAAGGAGTGTGGGTGTGTTCCTGATCCAGTGCTCGGATACATTCCTTCAGCTGCAAAGTGGTAGATTAACAATAAGCAATGGATTAAATATCACATGCAAAGAGAAAGTAACAgattagacttttattttttatttttttaaagattttatttattcatgagagagagagagagagaggcagagacataggcaaagagagaagcaggtttcctatggggagcccgatgcaggaatcaatcccaggaccctgggatcacaccctgagctgaaggtagacgcttaaccgctgagcaacccaggtgtcccatggatCAGATTTTTCTTGAATAAGCCATACTCAGACAATCCTCCATAAGGAAGTCAAAATGCCCTGGTAGTTTCTGGTCTAACAAGAAAAATCAAGCTAGACTGGTAAACATCCTGAGCTACCTGTATCTAGTTAAGGACCTCCTATCCTAAGGCTATGATCTTagaatcccaggtctccaggatcacaccctggactgaaggcagcactaaaccgctgagccactggggctgccctgattttttttttttcttttaaagatttttttcatttatttgacaaagacaGAGTGtagaagcagggggagtggcaggcagagggagatggagaagcaggctccctgccgagcagagaatcccctaggactctgggatcatgacttgagctgaaagcagacacttaaccactgagccacccaggtgcctcagataTCTGCATAGTTTCAAAGTATCTCCTGataagatatttattaattataaagagaaaatggtAACATTACGGTGGAGAAACCTAGCACAAACCACCtaagtgatcaaagttaacatcaccagtaataAGACCTATTGACTTCATATACTACCTGATATGATTCACCGAGAAGGGTACGGTTTTTGTGGTGTTCTTGCTAAAAATTCTTTAcctcaatctaatcatgagaaaacatcagagaaACCCAAATTCACAGAcaatccacacacacaaaaaaacaggcCAGCACTTTTCAAAAGTGTTAACGTCACAGATGACAAAAACTGAGGAGACTATgaagacatgacaactaaatgtaatagAGGATCCTGGACCcaaaaaaggacattagtggaaCTACTGGTAAAATTCAAACAAGGTCTGTAGATTAGTTAATAGTATTATACCaatgttgttgctgttgttgtttttttttgtttgtttgttttagttgcTGTTTGTTGTTTTGGTATTATACGAATGTTCATCTCCTGGTTTAGATCATTTTATTATAGTTATGCAAGATATTAATATTATGGAAGCTGGGTGAAGGAATGCTGAGTATTTACTTTTGCAACTTTTTGTATATCTAAAAttactcaaaaaatgaaaaagtaaaaatagatagTGATTGTCTTTCTCACCTCTCTCAGTCTCCCAATTTATTCCTTGTGAGGCCTGGAAATAAAGTGCCAGCTGGAGACTTCAGTTCTGATCAAAAGGACTTAAATAATACGGAGGGGCACAGGCAGTACTATGTAGTGGCAAAACAGAACAAGGCAGGCCTCTATATATAGCCAAGTGGATCGCGCTAGGGTAGTGTTAGGTGAGAAGAGCAAAGTGTTGACACTGAGCTATCCTTTTCTTCTGAGgtgaatacaaaaatatatataggtaGAAAAATGGTTATCTAAGGGGAGGGAGGTAATAGAATTGAGGGGACAGGGATGGTCACT
Above is a window of Canis lupus baileyi chromosome 10, mCanLup2.hap1, whole genome shotgun sequence DNA encoding:
- the KIF24 gene encoding kinesin-like protein KIF24; translation: MTSWLYECLCEAELAQYYPHFTALGLRKIDELANVTMKDYSKLGVRDMNDRKRLFQLIKIIKIMQEEDKEVGSPEHPLQTNRLCSKPWESRSGPRRQLHFDSPADDKDRTTNNNGFEMCSLSDFSVNEQKSSYLKVLEHILPDDSHYHTKTRILNATAAGSYVQTETNTSLFSSNHFSPILGDYDIPIIQRISHVSGYNYGIPRSCSRQNTSEKENPWTEMEKIRVCVRKRPLGMREVRRGEINIVTVKDKETLLVHEKKEAVDLTQYILQHVFYFDEVFGEACTNRDVYMKTTHPLIQHIFNGGNATCFAYGQTGAGKTYTMIGTHQNPGLYALAAKDIFRQLEVSQPRRHLFVWISFYEIYCGQLYDLLNRRKRLFAREDSKHVVQIVGLQELQVDSVELLLEVILKGSKERSTGATGVNADSSRSHAIIQIQIKDSAKRTFGRISFIDLAGSERAADARDSDRQTKMEGAEINQSLLALKECIRALDQEHTHTPFRQSKLTQVLRDSFIGDAKTCMIANISPSHVATEHTLNTLRYADRVKELKKGIKCCASATSQNRTSGNSSPKRIQSSPMALPGDKCSPKKVKLGLQQTFTASPGSMRGKAHPLASHPPNIPFAPVPKVPGKRGGSRRSLPQEWGIQTSPPRGATRSGHLARKRAEESVSLCSEKNQMGNKTAHRWESRAPGPREAPAHGKLPSKCKPGQTVRPVQKQLVSPAELSSGRPQHSAEHNQGSQGSTSARSASETWTNIPSHQKEREEHLRFYHQQFQQPPLLQQKLKYQPLERFLCQYRPLEGQLQIETPPPFCSHSESQDGAQAEDLDDSDFSEDSFSHVSSQRTTEQRSTLEDSEGSFFLHQREQGPEEQVAERQQSLLFNPRTDGDEKGLTGNWMYSRDPTNHRRAALSHGLSPSKVPLDWSREEESTSLGLSPRDNLAEKPYCSQIDFVHGQKRDGGPASDLRQNTFRSEVPEQAEVSSLSPEEDGFPLSLSHGAVQGAGDQRNTVSTPLREDGQDSPTLVTKTLKNGYPYQEDHRGESGTCSECASGLMAPLTVSLLENTDDEGPLPSEQLAQDETAHSLEATEGPPMGHTMSSDDQKALLPVSLATGHLWLSSSPPDNKPGGSLPALSPSPIRQHPPDKLPFSEADLEEVSQSRETAHSSQEQMGSQQYDADAEATELSSFQEFPGKPFTIHTGGPHPATILTPQTESNDMADQPWAQERKHPTGLGWQELVSLSRDPIKLPCYNRDIMWLKYRPIPRCLARPGSPLVPGCSPKTTGTLHQLTLGHAQQVVIQAHQEQLDRMAELGFKEETLLSQLALNDFEDFVTQLDEILALKSKCIQSLRSQLQLYLTCHRPTTVPERTVVS